CTTTCTTTATTTCAGCCACTCCGGACCTCCCCAAGGAAGATGTCGAAGAAATCAATACTGTCACGGGGACCGGGAGCGCCTTCAGGATGGAACTGGACCGCTGAAATCGGCCTGGATCTGTGACGGATACCTTCAACAGTGCTGTCGTTCAGGTTCGTCATCCAGATTTCCCAATCGTCAGACAGGGAGTTCTGATCTATTGCGTATCCATGATTCTGACTGGTTATCCTGCATGTTTCCGATCCTGTCTGAATGACAGGCTGATTCTGAGACCTGTGCCCGTACGGGAGTTTCCATGTCCTGCCCCCGGCCGCAAGCGCAATCAGCTGGCAACCAAGGCATATACCTGATACGGGTACATTTCTGTCGCATTCCAGCAGGGCTCTTATCCGGTCGATTGTGTTTTTCAGAGCAGCAGGATCTCCTGGACCATTCGAGATCAGGAACCCGTCTGCTTCAACCTCTGTGAGATCGTGCTCGAAGGGAAGCACTTCCACGCGGCAGCCCCTGTCGAGAAGCGCGTTCATTATGCTCCTCTTGCAACCGCAGTCCAGAAGACCTATTACGGGACTTCCACCGGGGTTCAGTGTAAATGGTTCTTCCGGGGAAACAAGACTCACTGGATTCCCGATATCGAAATCGAATTCAATGCCAGTTTCCTTTGTGCGGTCGATAATCCTTCCGGGCATCGTTCCCGCCCCGCGCAGCTTTCTGGTCAGCTCTCTGGTGTCGATTCCCTCAAGAGCAGGAACTCCTTCATGTTTTAACCAGTTTCCGAGGCTGCTTTGCGAAGTGTGATGGCTGTACTTCTCGATATGGCTCGAAACAATCAGACCGCTCACCTGTATCTTATCGGATTCGAAGTGCCTGCTTCCAGGAAGGAATTCAGGGACACCATAACTGCCTGCGAGGGGCCATGTCATGACCAGTATCTGCCCTCTGTAGCTTGGATCTGTGAGGCTTTCGGGGTAACCAACCATGCCGGTGCAGAAGACCACTTCACCTATCGTTTCAGTATCAAACCCGAATGCGGAACCCCTGAAGATGGTTCCGTCTGCCAGCTGAAGACATTCCTTCATGCTATCCCCCCGGATTCGAACGGTAATACCGACCTGTGATAAGACATCAGTGGATTACTCAAATTCGAGTGTTTATACGACACTCGGATATCACCGCAACCCCCGGTATTCACTATCGGATTTCAAATGTATCACAGAATCTCCTGACTGCAACATTCAAGTATCGGATGAGTGAAATCAGACACTGGACTTCACGACGTCCCTTATACTTTCGACATACCCGCAGTACTCGGTAACCAGATACTGAATTTCGAAATACCCGGAGTCAGATCTGACAAATTACTATTTTGCAGACAGTCGTCGATCGTCAGTCATCTCATCGCTTTCACATCCCGGACCTTCTTCATGAGAACAGCCAATCTCTGCCGGTATTGGCGGCTGTACGAACGGTTTTGTGCTGATGAATACCTGTCCGGTTTTGCTGGCAATATCCATTCTCTGTGCTCACTTGCAGTGAGTATGAGTTCTAATGATCGCTATCCACCTTGGCTCAAGGGATGAGTGTGCTTTTAGATGCATTAAAAAAAGCATATAGCATTCGCTCAGGTCTTTGACAGGGGTACGTTCCATCAGTATTTATTCCCGGTATAAAATCACAGATGGATAGGCGGCAATGGAGCATTTCCTTAAAGGCGCTCTCTTCCATTGATGAAAACCATCTGAGCAGGATCGAAGGCTGAAGTACTGGCATGAACAGGGAGAGTCATGGAAAAACTTAGCGAAGTAGAGATAAGCAGGGCGATAGTCGATACATTCCTCGGGGGTCTGCTGGACAACCTTGAGGTTGATGTTGCGGTGGCTGGAGGAGGACCTGCCGGGCTTATCGCTGCCCGTGAACTTGCCCTGATGGGGCATAAGGTTGCGGTATTTGACAGAAAGCTCTCCACGGGAGGCGGTATGTGGGGAGGTGGAATGGGTTACAATGTTATTGTGGTTCAGGACGAGGGGAAGAAGATCCTTGAGGAATTGGGAGTCGCCATGAGGGAGTATTCCCCTGGTTATTTCGTAGCCGGCTCCGTGGAGTCTATCTCCACTCTGATCTCTGAGGCCTGCAAGGCCGGTGTTTCTATTTACAACCTTTTCTCGGTCGAGGATGTAATGGTGGACAAAGGCAGAATATGCGGAGTGGTTGTGACGTCCAGTCCAATAGAGATCGCAGACCTCCATGTTGACCCCATCTGTATATCAGCGAAGTATGTGATCGAAGCAACAGGCCACCCCCTGGAAGTGCTTCGGAAAGTGGTAGAGAAAACGGATCTGGTACTCAACACTCCTTCCGGTGGGATTGAGGGGGAGCGGTCCATGAACGCTGATATGGGAGAGAGGGCTCTTGCGGAAAACACGATTGAAATCGTCGATGGAATGTTCGTAACAGGTATGGCGGCCAACGCTGCAATGGGATCTCATAGAATGGGTCCTGTTTTCGGAGGTATGCTTCTTTCAGGCAGACTGGCTGCGGAAAGGATTCATCGGAAATTGAGCGATTTTCCGGAAGCAGCTCTATAGATCACGGATTCCGGGGACAGTATACTCATTTCTTCCAACGAGACTGATTTCCGTTTTCACTTCGTATAATTAAGTTTGAATAATCCGGATTACGTACTTGGATTAAAGGCAGATATCCCATATTTTCTCTTTGATCGGATTCTTGCATCCAAACGAATGTGATTGAACAGATAAGCGAGGTTGAATGAAAGATTATTACTGTGATGAAATAATCTCGAAAAGAACAAAGGTTGATATCGTATATGAAACGGATGAGATCCTGGCGTTTCATCATACGAAACCGTATTTTGAGTTGCATATAGTCATCATTCCAAAGAAACACATTGATTCCCTGTCAACCTTTGACAATGATCCTGTACTTTCCAACGAATTTCTGAAAGCAATTTCATATGTAACAAAGTCAGTTGAAAAAGAATTCGGCGGATGCAGGGTCTCTTCAAACGTTGGAGAGTATCAGACAACAAAACACCTTCACTGGTATGTACATTATGGGAAAAGACTAAGAAATGAAGATGGAAGTCTTATTGAAGAATCAAATGGATAATGAGTAACGGTGCAATAGAACTGAAACCAGACGCAACTCCTGATTTAAGCAAGAACAGTTCTATCAGGTTCTCTCTGATAATCCCTGCTTACCTCTGCCAGGGCAACAGCCTCCATGCGGAAATTCGAGCAGCACGGGGAATGGCACTATTTTCCATTGATTGTACGTGGCCTGTATGCAATGTTCTTTCCGTCAAACGCTTCGAAAAGTTCGCCAGAAAGTACTGGTATAACGATAGAAGTTTCTGATATCATTGTTATCTATGGATAACCAGATACAATGAACACC
This sequence is a window from Candidatus Aegiribacteria sp.. Protein-coding genes within it:
- a CDS encoding HIT domain-containing protein, encoding MKDYYCDEIISKRTKVDIVYETDEILAFHHTKPYFELHIVIIPKKHIDSLSTFDNDPVLSNEFLKAISYVTKSVEKEFGGCRVSSNVGEYQTTKHLHWYVHYGKRLRNEDGSLIEESNG
- the carA gene encoding glutamine-hydrolyzing carbamoyl-phosphate synthase small subunit, which codes for MKECLQLADGTIFRGSAFGFDTETIGEVVFCTGMVGYPESLTDPSYRGQILVMTWPLAGSYGVPEFLPGSRHFESDKIQVSGLIVSSHIEKYSHHTSQSSLGNWLKHEGVPALEGIDTRELTRKLRGAGTMPGRIIDRTKETGIEFDFDIGNPVSLVSPEEPFTLNPGGSPVIGLLDCGCKRSIMNALLDRGCRVEVLPFEHDLTEVEADGFLISNGPGDPAALKNTIDRIRALLECDRNVPVSGICLGCQLIALAAGGRTWKLPYGHRSQNQPVIQTGSETCRITSQNHGYAIDQNSLSDDWEIWMTNLNDSTVEGIRHRSRPISAVQFHPEGAPGPRDSIDFFDIFLGEVRSG
- a CDS encoding sulfide-dependent adenosine diphosphate thiazole synthase, giving the protein MEKLSEVEISRAIVDTFLGGLLDNLEVDVAVAGGGPAGLIAARELALMGHKVAVFDRKLSTGGGMWGGGMGYNVIVVQDEGKKILEELGVAMREYSPGYFVAGSVESISTLISEACKAGVSIYNLFSVEDVMVDKGRICGVVVTSSPIEIADLHVDPICISAKYVIEATGHPLEVLRKVVEKTDLVLNTPSGGIEGERSMNADMGERALAENTIEIVDGMFVTGMAANAAMGSHRMGPVFGGMLLSGRLAAERIHRKLSDFPEAAL